The stretch of DNA AGACCGGGTAGCGGGATGACGAGCAGGGCCTCTGCAGGACCGTCCTACCCCATGTTTTACGATAAAATCCATTTCTTAGGTAGTCCGGCGATTGTTGTAGAGCTCCTTGAAGACACGCCCTCCAGGTGGCTTTTAGAGGAGCTTTTGGAGTCTTACCTGTTCGCCGTCCAAATGGGGTACAGGTTTGCGGTGACTGGGGCAACGAATCCCCTAGTCTATGCGGCTGTTAGGAGGGCTGGGGTCCCGGTGTTTATGGAGAGGGGGTACAGCCTTAACAGGCCGGGCTGCATCCTCCTCGATCTATGGTCTCCAAAAAGGCTCGAGCCTGAGGAGGCCTCCAGTGCTAGCTACATAATAGTGGGGGGGATAATGGGTGACCACCCACCCAAGGGTAGGACATACCTCCTCTCATCCCAGGTGTATACGGCGTGTGCAAAAAGGAACCTCGGGCCAGAGCAGCTAAGTGTGGATGGAGCCGTGAAAACAGCTATACTAGTGGCGGAGGGCTATAGGCTAGATGAGATCGAGTTTGAAGAGGGGGTGGAGGTCGAGGTGGAGAGCCCCGTTAGAGGAGTGTCCGCTAGGGTAGAGCTACCGTATGCATACCCCAAGGTTGGCGGCAGGATTCTTGTGTCTCAGAGGCTTTTGAGCCTCCTTTCCAGGGGGATAATTTATGAGGAGGAGTATCTAGCCTGAGAAGCCTCCGGTCAAGGCCGCCTGTCATAGTATCCCTTTTACGGGGGCAGGTAGAGTATCCACGATCCCTTATCCTCGTCGAAGACCGCTATGCCCGCTCTGACCATCTCCCTGAATAGCCTTCCAGCCCTTTCACCCAGTTTCTCCGCTATTATCCTCTCAGCTGCAATACTGTCTGAAACGTCAAGCTCCTCGAGGATGCTTCTAAACCTCTCCCAATAGTTCTTGTCCACCGCGACATATTTTCCCTCGATATTGAGTACGACGGCCCCGCGCTTCTCTAGGGATGCGAAGAACCTCTGGGGGCTCCTTATCCACCCTGCTTCATCCTGGAAGAGGATGCCCTCCTCCCTAAGCCTCGCTATTGCATCGCCTCTATATTCACCCCTATCGTATTTCCTCTGCTCTCTCGCAGCGGGCCTGGGCTCCCTGTACTCCTGCGGCCCCCGGTCCAACTCATCCCTCCTCGCCAGCTCTAGGGTCTCAATCATCTCGATAATCCTGGAGAGTTTGAGGTTGATCTCGTCGATCTTACCTGTATAAGGGTTGAGAAGATCCATTATGCGGCGCTCTAGGCTTGCTAGTAGGCTCTTGAGCGCTTCGGGGGCAACGCCGCCGGCAGGGGCTTCACGCCCCTCGGCGTGCTGTGCCAGCACCCATCTAACATAGTCGGTAACGCTGGCGAACCCATGCCTCCTAGCCTGTTCGCGTAGCCTCTCAAACTCTTCCTTGGTAAGCTTGATTTTTATATAATACTCCTCCACCGCCAGCCCCATTAATAGTTTTATATCGTCTCAGAGGTTTTTATTGAGCTTTGACGACGAGAGGTCCAGGGTTTATCTTGGACCGTATCTCGTGGAGGGCTTCGGCCGCCAAGGCGAGGCTGGCTCGTGCAGTTGGAGCGATGCCTATCCCCGCCTTTAAATCGCTTCTCACGAGAAGCATGTCAACAGTCTCTTTGACAGACCCGTTCAAGGGGAGGACTGCTAGAATGTTATCTCCGCCTAGATACTGTGTTATTGCCCCAATCTTCTCCGCTACTTTTGAAATCTTCGCCATGAGATCCATGACCTCGTAGTAGGTCCTCACAGGCCCCTCGGCCCTTGTTATAGCAGTTACATTGTTTAGATCGATATGGGCTATAGCGGTATACTCCTCCCCTTCACACCGCTCATAGATGAGCCTCTCCTCCCTCCTCCTAAGCGCGTTCCAAGCTCTCTCAACCGCGTCCAGCGGTTTGACTCCGCAGTAGCTGGCCATCCTCACCTTGACCTTCGAGAGACCTGCTATAGCGTCGAGAACTCTCGCGTGCTCCTGAACGCCCATGTTTGAGGAGATGAGGAGCATAATATCATATCTTATCGGCAGTACGAAGCCCCCATACCCGGCGGCCTCCTTCTGGGCTGCCGCGTAGATGTCGCTCTGGAGCGTCTGTATTATCCATTCCCTATCGCTCCCAAGCTCCTCTGTCCACTCCCTGTATCCCACTTGCTCGACTACTGCAACCCTGACAGCCTTTTTCGCGTCCAAAGCACCACCCCACGGCTGAGAGCATTTACCTTCGGCTTGACCTTCTGGTTAGCACTCGCCTGATAACTCCTTGGACCTTCTTGCGAGCTTCACAGCCGACTCAACGGCTCTTCTCGCATACTCCTCCGCCCTTTCTATGGCCTCCAGCCTGCTCGCCCCAGGCCCTATTATGCCTAGTGTAACGGGCTTCCCATACTCAATGCTGAGATCGAGTAGCTTCCTCGCGGCCTGATGAGCCACCACTTCGTCGTGCTTCGTATCACCCTTGATGACGGCCCCTAGCACGGCCACAGCATCTACCTCGCTGTGGGTGGCAAGGAGCCTCGACACTATGAAGGGGGTGTCGAAAGTACCCGGCGATCTGGCCACCAGAGACACCTCAGCCCCGAGGAAGCGCGCATGGTCGATGGCCTTCTCCTCCATTACACGGGTTACATCGTAGTTGAACTCTGACACCACAATAGCAATCCGAATCTTATCCCCGCAAGACACTGCTTCTAACCCAAAAACCCGAGAGCACACTAAACCG from Aeropyrum pernix K1 encodes:
- a CDS encoding SAM-dependent methyltransferase, producing the protein MDRTRPGSGMTSRASAGPSYPMFYDKIHFLGSPAIVVELLEDTPSRWLLEELLESYLFAVQMGYRFAVTGATNPLVYAAVRRAGVPVFMERGYSLNRPGCILLDLWSPKRLEPEEASSASYIIVGGIMGDHPPKGRTYLLSSQVYTACAKRNLGPEQLSVDGAVKTAILVAEGYRLDEIEFEEGVEVEVESPVRGVSARVELPYAYPKVGGRILVSQRLLSLLSRGIIYEEEYLA
- a CDS encoding GTP cyclohydrolase IIa, whose product is MDAKKAVRVAVVEQVGYREWTEELGSDREWIIQTLQSDIYAAAQKEAAGYGGFVLPIRYDIMLLISSNMGVQEHARVLDAIAGLSKVKVRMASYCGVKPLDAVERAWNALRRREERLIYERCEGEEYTAIAHIDLNNVTAITRAEGPVRTYYEVMDLMAKISKVAEKIGAITQYLGGDNILAVLPLNGSVKETVDMLLVRSDLKAGIGIAPTARASLALAAEALHEIRSKINPGPLVVKAQ
- the ribH gene encoding 6,7-dimethyl-8-ribityllumazine synthase, which translates into the protein MSCGDKIRIAIVVSEFNYDVTRVMEEKAIDHARFLGAEVSLVARSPGTFDTPFIVSRLLATHSEVDAVAVLGAVIKGDTKHDEVVAHQAARKLLDLSIEYGKPVTLGIIGPGASRLEAIERAEEYARRAVESAVKLARRSKELSGEC